The region CCCAGCGCCGTACCACTGGTCTCGAATTCCAGCGGTCCCAGCTCACCCAGCGGCGCCACCTCCCTCCCCTGTGTCCACCCGGCGGGCACGCTGACGAAGCCCAGTTCGGCGTCCAGCCCGTTGCCTGCCAGATGCAGTCGGCCGCCCAGCACCAGTCCGGCCCCCACCCCGGTGCTGACGGTGATGAACATGAATTCGCGGGTTCCCCGGCCCGCGCCCGCCGCGAATTCCCCCCACGCAGCGGCGCGGGCGTCGTTGAGCGCCGCGCAGGGCAGCCCCAGCCCTGACCCGATCCGCTCGGCCAGGGGCACGTCCGTCCAGCCGGGGAAGGTGTGGGTGGCGGTGGCGGTCACGCGCCCGGCGGCCACCGCCCCGGCGCAGGCGACGCCCACGGCGGCGGCGGACGCGGCCAGCGGCGCGGCCAGGGCCAGGGCGGCGTCGATCACGGCTCCGGGCGTGCTGGGCTTGGG is a window of Deinococcus radiopugnans ATCC 19172 DNA encoding:
- a CDS encoding ROK family protein; this translates as MPTAPVLLALDIGGTSMRAALMEGAQLIHRAERRTPKPSTPGAVIDAALALAAPLAASAAAVGVACAGAVAAGRVTATATHTFPGWTDVPLAERIGSGLGLPCAALNDARAAAWGEFAAGAGRGTREFMFITVSTGVGAGLVLGGRLHLAGNGLDAELGFVSVPAGWTQGREVAPLGELGPLEFETSGTALGVQARKLGFEDARALADAAEAGHAQADATYRRSAALIAWKIADVAALLGVTRVALGGSVGLRAGYLARVRESLGGFPPRYQPEVVHAELGADAGLIGAGLWAGRAERA